Proteins encoded by one window of Nicotiana tabacum cultivar K326 chromosome 10, ASM71507v2, whole genome shotgun sequence:
- the LOC107829341 gene encoding IQ domain-containing protein IQM1-like encodes MTVMKENGFKGTESETIIQSNGVDKMSRKNTINVRNCEPIKLMLETTLSFKNLVQETKAKSDISFPEPAIMFSPRPVSELDAAAVKLQKVYKSYRTRRNLADCAVVVEELWWKALDFAALKRSSVSFFNDEKPETAVSRWARARTRAAKVGKGLSKDEKAQKLALQHWLEAIDPRHRYGHNLHFYYDLWFKSESSQPFFYWLDVGDGKEINLEKCPRTKLHHQCIKYLGPKERESYEVVIENGKLVYKQSGVSVQSIEGSKWIFVLSTTRTLYVGQKQKGTFQHSSFLSGGAITAAGRLVAHAGILEAIWPYSGHYHPTEENFREFISFLEEHNVDLTNVKRCAIDDDYHSFNGSNEGSNRRPHVDPSITKDSEQRSTYVDKKPEDIIINEKAPTFSLAKHLSNKWTTGTGPRIGCVRDYPTELQFRALEQVNLSPRVANVGFNFSGPIPSPRPSPKIRLSPRIAHMGLPSPRTPISAPN; translated from the exons ATGACAGTGAtgaaagaaaatggttttaaAGGAACAGAATCAGAAACCATAATACAATCAAATGGGGTTGATAAGATGTCAAGAAAGAATACAATAAATGTTAGAAATTGTGAGCCAATCAAACTGATGCTTGAGACAACACTCTCATTCAAGAATTTGGTTCAAGAAACTAAGGCAAAATCAGATATTTCCTTTCCTGAGCCTGCTATTATGTTTTCTCCTCGACCAGTTAGCGAGCTTGATGCTGCAGCTGTTAAGCTTCAAAAAGTATATAAGAGTTATAGGACTAGAAGAAATCTGGCTGATTGTGCTGTTGTGGTTGAAGAATTATG GTGGAAGGCATTAGATTTTGCAGCTCTAAAGAGAAGTTCAGTTTCATTTTTCAATGATGAGAAGCCAGAAACTGCTGTTTCAAGGTGGGCTAGAGCACGTACTAGAGCTGCTAAAGTTGGAAAGGGATTGTCCAAAGATGAAAAAGCTCAAAAATTGGCTCTGCAGCATTGGCTAGAAGCG ATTGATCCACGACATCGGTATGGGCACAACTTGCACTTCTACTATGATTTATGGTTTAAGAGTGAAAGCTCTCAGCCTTTCTTCTACTG GTTGGATGTTGGAGATGGAAAAGAAATAAATCTAGAGAAATGTCCTAGGACAAAATTACACCATCAATGCATCAAATATCTTGGACCA AAGGAGCGCGAATCATATGAAGTAGTTATTGAGAATGGGAAGCTTGTATATAAACAAAGTGGAGTTTCTGTTCAGTCAATAGAGGGTTCAAAATGGATCTTTGTTCTTAGCACAACAAGAACATTATATGTAGGACAAAAGCAAAAGGGCACATTTCAACATTCAAGTTTTCTATCTGGTGGTGCTATCACTGCAGCTGGTAGACTAGTTGCTCATGCTGGAATTCTAGAG GCTATTTGGCCATATAGTGGTCACTATCACCCAACTGAAGAGAACTTCAGGGAATTCATTAGCTTTCTTGAAGAGCACAATGTCGACCTTACAAACGTTAAG AGATGTGCAATTGATGATGACTATCATTCATTCAATGGTAGCAACGAGGGCTCAAATCGCCGACCACATGTGGATCCTTCCATTACTAAAGACTCTGAACAAAGAAGCACATACGTCGACAAGAAACCGGAGGACATTATCATCAATGAGAAGGCACCAACATTTAGCTTGGCTAAACATTTGTCCAACAAATGGACAACTGGAACTGGACCGCGTATTGGCTGTGTTAGAGATTACCCTACAGAATTACAATTCCGAGCACTTGAACAAGTTAATTTATCGCCTCGGGTGGCCAATGTAGGCTTCAATTTCTCTGGTCCAATCCCCTCACCAAGACCAAGTCCAAAGATTAGGCTTTCTCCAAGGATTGCACATATGGGACTGCCTAGTCCTCGGACTCCTATTTCAGCACCTAATTAA